TCTTTTCAAAGGCAAGTAGTATACTATTTAGACAAATAGTTATGAGTGCAATTATTTCTAAAGTATAAGCAGTGGGTTTGtctacaattaaaaaagaatgagAAGATTCAAAAGAGGACACATATGAGCTGAGAGTGGCAGAAGTAAAAACATAAATGCATCACATCTGCCTGAAGACAAAAGTCAAGAAACTTTTCTTATTTCAAGTAGAACAAATTAAAGAGGATGCACAAACAGTGTGTATCCATATCAAAATACAGGCTTTGGAACAAGAAAGGACCACCAAAGCAAAAGCTGCTTTAGAAGGTTCAGTTTACATTAAAGAGAATACAATCTCTGGTGACCCACGAAAATGAAGATCGCAGAAATGGATCAGACTGTTAATGTCACAGGTATGGATCCACTCCAAATCACTCAGAATTATGAAATGTCTCATGATcattaataacatttttttaatagaattgaTATAAACAGCAACTTCAGATATATACTAAGGTATGCTAGCATTTTAGTCAAGTTACAGAATACTTGAGTTCAAGTTACAGAACAACAATTAAAATATCAGAAATTTGTTTCTTTCCCAATAAAAGGGAATTGCTACCTAGCATAAGTCTAACAAGTAGTAATTATTTACAGAGGCTAATCAATGCtttaatatggtaataaaatggGATTCTATAACATTGAGAAACAAATATTGCTCCATATTCACTTACAAATTTCATGACATATAAATTTGCTCATCTCCAAAAGCTAAATATTACATACACTGACATAGTAACGGCACAGATTTGACTATTTAGgtaaataaatctaaaattacAGTCAAATGCTTATCTTCCTTTCGttgttgtgtttttctttttggattcGAAATCCTTGTGCGTTTTTTGCAAATACATATCCTGTCAATTTATCTACAAAATTGATTAAGAAATCTGTTAGGGTTTATCCGAAATTAGGTCAGATTACATAGATAGATTgtaaaaatgcaaaataaacAATATGTTACCTGAGGGGTGGTATCTTTCATAATCTACGATTGAAGACGTACTCTATTTCTACCGCGAACTGTTTGTTGTCGAAGCCTTGGATTCATCTGTGTAGTGGTTTTAATCGGTAGAAATGAACGAATCTCGGTGAATTTTAGTCAACTTTGCTTCAAGCGTAGGTTTGATTTGGTGTTTGGGTGAAAGAATTGGCATGGTTTCCATTTGTGGTCTGGGGCGAGGGTTTCAGACAGGAGAAGCGAAGGAGATGACGGGGAAGTAGGAAGGGTTGTCTGGGTTTGTCTGGGTGGGTTTGGGTTTTTATATGGGGACTTAATGGGTCGGGTATGGGTAATTCATATTGGGTTAGTTGTTTGGgctttctatatttatatatatgtaaattgcTGAATTGGGCTGGTTTGGCCTGATTTAGttagtataaatatatctacatatattattagaataattattaatatatgctattatattgggtaaagaaattactcaaattagtattattaaatattgaatttatgaatctaattttatattgtatagttcaattaataatttaatgaatttagTTTTAATAATAGATTCGttgtgtaatttttaaaaaatctttcaaCCATTGGCTtgctaattttatttatttttagtaatggAATTAGTgttagtaatatttttaaatttagtttatatgcTCCTATAAAGATAATatcgtttattatttttaataataactcatcttaaacatgattttttattttaattatagatatttatggtcataattttatcattggaaatgaacataattattaaataaccaAAAACATATCAATAAATGAGCATCATATATATGTAATCTTATTATTGAAttgaaacttaaaataataaacgACATATTTCTTTTTAGTATGTGATGAATCAAAACAAGATTGTAATTCTACtactaatgtagtttacaaagaagtctttaatagtttataaattatttcattattaatattattttatcttcttttcGTTTTCGGTAGTATTTCATTTTCACTTGATCTATTTTCataccgtgcatcgcacgggccAACTGCTAgtttatataaaagaaaatttttggTATCCTAATTTTAGTGAGTAATAGAAAGAATAAATGAAAactataatcaatttttttggGCTGAATCAATCATAACATATCACATCATAATACAAGACCAAAATCCTCATCATATGACTCGAGAATCGAGACAACAAGTATTGTTTTCtcgtttttattatatatacatgaaattGGAATTTTAATAGCATGAAAGTTGACTGTTGACAATCAACCTAGTTAGCTGTGAATTTTAGTAGCATGAAGGTTGACCATTGACCATCAACCTAGTTTTAGCTGTGGGAAAGGGATTGCTTTCATACTAGTATGCGGATGGAACTATGAATGACACTTTGACCAGTTGTACTAGATTCCTTTCAGTTTGTGTTCTATCTTCTATGGGCAAGGACAGCTAGTAATcaatacataattaattttgagtctataaatttggaaaaaatcAATGTGGTTTATCATCACTTGtttgaagcacaaagaaatGCTAATGGTTGTCGTTTTGTGAGCTGCCTGGAGATAGGAAGCCTTGGGTTTCTTGTCGCAGGAGAGAAGGCACTTGCCGCCGGCCGGTAATGCGCTCCGTCGTATTGCCGGCCGGAAAGTTGAGGCAAGTAGTGCCGCTCTCTTGTGACAAGAAGCCCACTGTTTCCTGGTTGCATTATTGTCGATGTTAGTTGTTCTCCAAGGTTAGTTTTGTTTTGTGGTACGATGATGATTATATTGTTGTGTTAGTAGTTTTACATTTTGAATTTCCGGCCGGCATCGACATGAAATGTCCAGCTAAACAAATCTATAGGGGGCGATAGATTTCGCCTTCCACTTGCATGAGCATTCAAACCTGAGTAGTTGAGGATGAGATTTAgatcaagaattcaattttAATGTCGTTGTGACTTGTGAGCACGTTTAGGGACCAATTTTCTTTGCTTTATGTActaatacttattttttttaaattgttgatCACTTGTTTTATTGATGTAAAATGGTATATAGTAATATCAATTAATCTGTAatgttttatctatttttttaatacttagaTGATTCTAGTTTCGTCAAAATCTTTAATAGGCATggattttgagaaatttttacaaatttttttaaaaaaatccggATGGGCAGAGGCCGGAGGGTGCGCATGATACACGCACCAGGGAGCAGTTTCACTAATTTAAAATCAAGattcaaagatttaaaatcaAGGTTCAAAGATCATTTAAAATCAAGGTTCAAAGATCAAATTATTTCAAATCAAGGTTTAAAGACCAAATTACTCTCTCTCCTCCATATAAGCATTACAACCTGCAAAAACCATCTAAAATCTCTGTATTGGAAGCTTATAGAACTCCGTCCCAAGTATCATTGCAGAGGTAAATAGCGCAATCAATTCACCGATAGCACAATCAATTCACCGATCAGACCATGACCTTCATCCATCCTgtgccttttattttttttttttttggtggatgGAAGGGCCGGAAGGCCCCTGGACTAACGTCTTCTACAAGTTGCAATGCTCTGCGAGTCGCGAAGAAGAAGATCTCTCATATCGTCGGGCGGCTGATCCAGAATAGTCGTTCCCCACACCGCATGTTGCCCTCGATTCGCAAGAAAGTCTGCACACTGGTTTCCCTCCCGGTACACATGACTTAGCTTGATTGTGTGGAACTGTTTCATTACATGCTTGCATTCCTTGATTAAGGTGTTCTCATGAGTAATTGGTGCCGAATCGCTTTCCAGAGCTTGGATCAATCCTGTGCCTTTTATTGCTTatttaaaacaactaaaataggCCATCTAAAATACCCCAAATTACAGAATAACATACTTTTTATCCTTGCTCCAACGCTTCATCTTTATAAAAGGCTGAAGGCGATAACTTGTAATAAGATCCATGAATTCAAAAGTGACTAAAAAAGTGTTAAACTACAAACATAACATACATAACTCGACGTGGCATCAATCCATTACACAAGAATGAAGCAATGAGGGGCCAGAGATATGAAATGAATCATAATTTGTGAGTCAGTGTTTGAAGAGGAGCTTAGAACAAGTTTAATGGCGTCTGAATAAGTTTACATTTGAGTACATGAAAAAACCTGAATCTTCTGTTCCTTACCTAACAACATTTCACATTTCTGAGCACTCATTATAGGCAAAAAAAGCCTTGCAGTCTGCAGATTTGGGCATGATATTCAGGAGTCTTGAATTTGCATGTTCTGCAAACTTTTGGTGAGATTGAGAGGATTTTGATGAGGGTGGTAGCCATCTCTTTGCAGCACGAAGAACAGATTACTCgccttttttatacaaaatttcGCTACTTGCACTGCCTGGGGCGGAACTTTTCGCCTGATAGAAGCGAGCTTATCAGGCTCTCGAGTCGCTTGGCACCTGCAGAAGGTTTAAGGAGGGTGACGTCTCCCACGGCAGAGCATGGATCGGTCCCGTTCTCCTGGCTCCCCACGCACCATCCACCGGGGACGAGCATGTCTTGGCCGCGGAACAGGAGGTCAGAGTCGATTTTGTCGAGCACCGGATCATCGTGGTGGAACTTTCTGGCGAATGGGGCGTTACTGTCAACCATCCTTTTCATGTCATCAAGGGTGAGGTAGTGAGGGTGCTGTTTAGGAGGGTTGTCCCACGAGATGAAGTGAAGATCGCTGTTCACTGTCGTGTTCTTGAATTCTTGCGCATTGCAGATCACGGTGTGGAAATACCCTTCCGGGGATGATACGAAGTTTGCGTAATACATGAGAACAGTCCGAGGCAAGTTGTCCCATCCCCAGATACAGAAGTCGATGAAGGGCCGAGAGAGGACCATCCAAGCAGATCCTGTAATCAAACGATACCATGTGGAGAGCTTAAGTTCAGCACAATTCAAATAGTTTTTCACTATACCAAAGTTAAAATCAGTAGCAGGGAAGCACACATGGGATCACAAACTAACTTTAGCAAAAAGGTATCTTCTACGCCTCAACGCCAAAATCCTAAACACTAGCTTTAGCCTAGGTAAATATGAACAGGAAAAATTGACATATCAGCAAGGGTGAATGTTAAGTAGAGTAACTTTTCTGTCCATAAGATGCATCACTATCCAAATAAGGTTCTTGCTTGGACcatgtctttttcttttatctttttctttttggtaagCAGAAACTAGAAATTTCCTTCTTTGAGAGAACAAAGAATTCCAATGGAACTCATACATTACTCAAATTGGAGCAGATGAACTACCCATTTCCATGAGCCAGAGTTTATAGTAAGTATGATACTTTTTCCTTAATCCCCTCCCCGCTTTTCGTTATTCTTTTGCCAAAGCATCTTTTCCTTCCAAGATTTAGATACACATCCTAAATCCTCCAAGATAAATGCCCGTGACATATAAactacacttgtgatttgccattattgtttaaaagtaaataattatgCTTTGCACGTAATAATGAAAGAGATACGCCAACAGCATCTTCCACCACACCGCATGACAAAGAAGTGGAAGAGTGAAAGATTCCCTCATTTAGCAGAAATTCCTTTTTACATTACAATTTTTCAGCTAAATTTCTCCACCTTTGCAGTTTGCACATGAGATAGCTAATTGGGGGAATGGAACTTTTTCATTTCTAGTAGCTGCCTTCTATTGGTGCCCTACCTAATACATGCATCTCATATGACCCGGTAGAAGTGACAACTAAGTGTGATAGGAAGCAGAAGTTCTAAATGAGACAACTAACTATAGTATAGACGAGCCAAAAGCATGATTGATACCCTCATACCCCAAGCTCAACCCACCATCAATAGAGCCTAGAGAGTGAAaacgaaaacaaaaacaaaaaacggAACTTTAATATGCAAATTATCACCTGTAAAGAGCTTGAAAGCGGTTGGCACACTTCTTCTCTGTGTAATCCAGAAAACATCAGCCTTTTTCGACATATACAACCCGGGATCAATTATAATGGGTTTTGCTCTCTGAAACCTTCATAAACAGAAAGAACAGAACCACATAATTAATGCTGAAATCCATTCTTCAAAGACTAGTAATGATGAAATTATCATTTATCAAAGGGCGAAAAGCCGAAATAACAAAGAGGACCACCCCACTTACTCTTTCCAGCCAATATTGCttgtatgatcaatgaaatTGAGATCTCGGGGCAAATGCGAAAATGTATGAAGCAGATCTAATCATccaaccaaaccaaaccaaaccaaacgtTAATCAAACAAAATCATAGTTTAATGAAGCTCAAAGGTAGcaaaattgaagcatgtgatTAATCTAAACTAAAAGCCTGAGCTGATATGTTTATATACTGTATGCTCAACAAGCAGAATTCTTCATTACCATCTTGGCTGACTAGAGGATAATCAGAGGCGCTGAGGTTGATAAACCAGTCCCAATTCCCACCTTCCTTGAGCAAAATGGCGGCGGCGTGGAGAGTATTGGCCACCAT
This portion of the Ipomoea triloba cultivar NCNSP0323 chromosome 5, ASM357664v1 genome encodes:
- the LOC116019902 gene encoding beta-glucuronosyltransferase GlcAT14B-like, which gives rise to MKKLRNYYLNLRHPQKMERKWIFPVAIGSIVSLFLLFLTTLTSSDGTPLLPLYRYYASASAASIFIESKLRPIPVSALPPPPRIAYLISGSSGDGKMLRRTLQALYHPNNQYVVHLDAESSPQERLDLRNYLQAHPTFARFNNVRMISKANLVTYRGPTMVANTLHAAAILLKEGGNWDWFINLSASDYPLVSQDDLLHTFSHLPRDLNFIDHTSNIGWKEFQRAKPIIIDPGLYMSKKADVFWITQRRSVPTAFKLFTGSAWMVLSRPFIDFCIWGWDNLPRTVLMYYANFVSSPEGYFHTVICNAQEFKNTTVNSDLHFISWDNPPKQHPHYLTLDDMKRMVDSNAPFARKFHHDDPVLDKIDSDLLFRGQDMLVPGGWCVGSQENGTDPCSAVGDVTLLKPSAGAKRLESLISSLLSGEKFRPRQCK